One window of the Corvus moneduloides isolate bCorMon1 chromosome 10, bCorMon1.pri, whole genome shotgun sequence genome contains the following:
- the PID1 gene encoding PTB-containing, cubilin and LRP1-interacting protein isoform X3: MKSLKGSREDHCCALLPKFPGNSHELTWSTGSPKVTYLGKVSTTGMQFLSGCTEKPVIELWKKHTLTREDVYPANALLEIRPFQVWLHHLDLKGEATVHMDTFQVARIAYCTADHNVSPNIFAWVYREINDDLSYQMDCHAVECESKLEAKKLAHAMMEAFKKTFHSMKSDGRIHRNSSSEEMSHEFESDDG; the protein is encoded by the exons ATGAAGTCACtcaaagggagcagggaagaccactgctgtgctctgctgcctaAGTTTCCAGGAAATTCACATGAGCTGACATGGAGCACTGGGAGCCCCAAG GTTACATATTTGGGTAAGGTTTCCACAACAGGGATGCAATTTTTGTCAGGCTGCACAGAAAAACCAGTCATTGAATTGTGGAAGAAGCACACGCTCACCAGGGAGGATGTTTACCCAGCTAACGCCCTTCTGGAAATTCGCCCTTTCCAAGTCTGGCTGCACCATCTGGACCTCAAAGGTGAGGCGACAGTCCACATGGATACCTTTCAGGTAGCACGTATAGCCTACTGCACTGCTGACCACAACGTCAGCCCAAACATCTTTGCTTGGGTCTATCGGGAGATCAACGATGACCTGTCCTACCAGATGGACTGCCATGCTGTGGAGTGTGAGAGCAAGCTGGAGGCCAAGAAGCTGGCCCATGCCATGATGGAGGCCTTTAAGAAGACTTTTCACAGCATGAAAAGCGATGGCCGGATCCACAGGAACAGCTCATCGGAGGAAATGTCTCATGAATTTGAATCTGATGATGGCTGA